A section of the Haloferax sp. Atlit-12N genome encodes:
- a CDS encoding mandelate racemase/muconate lactonizing enzyme family protein: MEITDVTAVTVDVPLTSTDEHLGIAPYTTNHGELESMERVLVRVDTDEGIEGWGEMRVFLSPTATESLIEDGIGPMVVGQSPFEIERLRRQVFVEYTNVDMFFSAVETACWDIVGKALDRPVYELLGGWTAPTQSTLQHRSHVADGTRSPGPVPVAFCLGILPPEESRVKAREALDTGFDVLKTKAGRDWRQDVARIKAMHDETDGQLEFRLDPNQGWTLDQAVRVGAMLEDEGIYLQYLEQPIRVDSHVSLARLRQRLRQPIAPNEDTYVPHNISSLVEAGAMDVGVIDLTPAGGISGIRQQAAILEDAGVPFTHHCAFDLGIRTAAILHAVSGIPGFSLPPDSTYYAWEGDVIADPFEVEDGCLPAPRGPGLGISVDLDAVEAYRI; encoded by the coding sequence ATGGAGATAACCGACGTGACAGCGGTTACTGTCGACGTTCCGCTGACGAGTACCGACGAGCATCTCGGAATCGCCCCGTACACCACGAATCACGGCGAACTCGAATCGATGGAGCGCGTGCTCGTCCGCGTCGACACCGACGAGGGTATCGAAGGCTGGGGCGAGATGCGCGTGTTCCTCTCGCCGACGGCGACCGAGTCGCTCATCGAAGACGGTATCGGACCGATGGTCGTCGGTCAGTCGCCGTTCGAAATCGAACGCCTTCGCCGACAGGTGTTCGTCGAGTACACGAACGTCGACATGTTCTTTTCCGCCGTCGAAACGGCCTGTTGGGACATCGTAGGGAAAGCGCTCGACCGACCCGTGTACGAACTGCTCGGCGGCTGGACCGCGCCGACCCAGAGTACGCTCCAGCACAGGTCCCACGTGGCCGATGGCACCCGCAGCCCCGGTCCAGTCCCGGTCGCGTTCTGCCTCGGAATCCTGCCGCCCGAGGAATCTCGCGTGAAAGCCCGAGAGGCACTAGACACAGGGTTCGATGTGCTCAAGACGAAAGCGGGCAGGGACTGGCGACAGGACGTTGCGCGGATCAAGGCGATGCACGACGAGACGGACGGACAACTGGAGTTCCGACTCGACCCGAACCAGGGCTGGACGCTCGACCAGGCAGTTCGTGTCGGCGCGATGCTCGAAGACGAGGGTATCTACCTGCAGTACCTCGAACAGCCGATTCGGGTGGACTCTCACGTGTCGCTCGCACGGTTGCGACAGCGCCTTCGGCAGCCCATCGCTCCGAATGAGGACACCTACGTGCCACACAACATCTCTTCGCTCGTCGAGGCCGGCGCGATGGACGTGGGCGTCATCGACCTCACCCCGGCCGGCGGCATCAGCGGGATCCGGCAACAGGCCGCGATACTCGAAGACGCCGGCGTGCCGTTTACCCATCACTGTGCGTTCGACCTCGGGATTCGAACCGCGGCAATTCTCCACGCCGTGAGCGGGATTCCGGGCTTTTCACTCCCCCCGGACTCGACGTACTACGCGTGGGAAGGCGACGTCATTGCGGACCCGTTCGAAGTTGAAGACGGCTGTCTCCCCGCACCGCGCGGACCCGGACTCGGTATCTCGGTCGACCTCGACGCCGTCGAAGCGTACCGAATATAG
- a CDS encoding carbohydrate ABC transporter permease has translation MSLAEEHTQTGDDSRLSQSAAHVKRNRRAYLLIAPAALFLVAVVGYPILETFRLSLYRSPADSTIETFVGLQHYVDIFNSDIFYRLLWQTGRWVAVGVAGKTLLGLLIAVHLKGDIRGRKFFRTAFLIPWGIPYAISAVVFRWIEHPQFGYLNAILLKLGVIEQGIGILGNPDIAWLGVVVADIWIGTPFMAIIFLAGLQSIPQDLYEAAAIDGAERWHQFRYITLPQLKSVILMATLLSTIWTFVSFDVIWTMTGGGPISTTATLVIHIYQVGLQNGNLGLGAAYSVIGFLLLLLFAIVYLRVYTRGGEEL, from the coding sequence ATGAGCCTCGCTGAAGAACATACCCAGACAGGCGACGATTCGCGGCTATCACAGTCCGCCGCGCACGTCAAGCGGAACCGCCGCGCATACCTTTTGATAGCGCCTGCTGCGTTATTTCTCGTCGCCGTCGTAGGGTACCCGATACTGGAGACATTCCGCCTGTCGCTGTACCGTTCTCCCGCCGATTCGACTATCGAGACGTTCGTCGGGTTGCAACACTATGTCGACATTTTCAACAGCGACATCTTCTACCGTCTCCTCTGGCAGACGGGGCGGTGGGTCGCAGTCGGCGTCGCCGGAAAGACGTTACTCGGTCTGCTCATCGCAGTCCACCTCAAGGGAGACATCCGAGGCCGGAAGTTCTTCCGAACGGCGTTTCTCATCCCGTGGGGAATTCCGTACGCCATCTCTGCGGTCGTCTTCCGGTGGATAGAACATCCACAGTTCGGCTACCTCAACGCCATCCTGCTCAAGCTCGGCGTGATAGAGCAGGGTATCGGGATTCTCGGGAACCCCGACATCGCGTGGTTGGGCGTCGTCGTGGCGGATATCTGGATCGGTACGCCGTTCATGGCGATTATCTTCCTCGCGGGTCTGCAGTCGATTCCGCAGGACCTCTACGAGGCCGCGGCCATCGACGGGGCTGAGCGGTGGCACCAGTTCCGATACATTACGCTCCCACAACTCAAGAGCGTCATCCTGATGGCGACGCTCCTCTCGACGATTTGGACCTTCGTCAGTTTCGACGTTATCTGGACGATGACAGGCGGCGGTCCGATTAGTACGACCGCGACGCTGGTGATACACATCTACCAGGTCGGCCTGCAGAACGGGAATCTCGGGCTCGGTGCCGCCTACAGCGTCATCGGGTTCCTGCTGTTGCTCCTGTTCGCTATCGTCTATCTCAGGGTCTACACCCGCGGAGGTGAGGAGCTGTGA
- a CDS encoding sugar ABC transporter substrate-binding protein yields the protein MIAIAGCTGGGDGSESGSDGEGSGEGGGDTQSVQLLTMGVGDNIKQFFEENNAAFESEYDVDVEFTSVTWDNARQTVNNRVDGGQAPDVSRWPARWIPQLVGKDALEPVDDLMDGEFGEKFAEGVANGTMYNGSHYGVPWAASNKCLYYNKDAFEAAGLDPENPALDTWEDMLAAAKALTESDEVSIPALGLAGADAIETGSQYYHYHWSHGADLVDDEGMPVVNSDGAVEALSFYTDLHLEHGVTQSSPLSSTRQDIRQLFENGDLGMVIGHVYTGLNITESQENGEVDFDYGIVQVPKGPAGRYSLFTIDTLGIFSQSEHKDVAQDLIRFYFDEERRFQYSKQKGFLPVVKAVGEREYFSESKNWGPFVEAGQYARARPKLSNFSQFNDRMVQAIQEALADQKSPQKALNDAQSDLEDAMN from the coding sequence ATGATCGCCATCGCCGGCTGTACCGGCGGCGGGGACGGAAGCGAAAGCGGCTCTGACGGCGAGGGCAGCGGTGAGGGTGGGGGCGACACCCAGAGCGTCCAACTCCTCACAATGGGTGTCGGTGACAACATCAAGCAGTTCTTCGAGGAGAACAACGCCGCCTTCGAGTCAGAGTACGACGTTGACGTCGAGTTCACGAGTGTAACTTGGGACAACGCACGGCAAACTGTGAACAACCGAGTCGACGGCGGACAGGCCCCGGACGTGAGCCGTTGGCCCGCTCGGTGGATTCCGCAACTCGTCGGGAAGGACGCGCTCGAACCGGTCGACGATCTAATGGACGGCGAGTTCGGCGAGAAGTTTGCCGAGGGAGTCGCCAACGGCACGATGTACAACGGCTCGCACTACGGCGTCCCGTGGGCCGCGTCGAACAAGTGTCTCTACTACAACAAAGACGCGTTCGAGGCTGCCGGTCTCGACCCGGAAAACCCGGCGCTCGACACGTGGGAAGATATGCTCGCGGCGGCGAAGGCCCTCACTGAGAGCGACGAGGTGAGCATCCCAGCGCTCGGTCTCGCCGGCGCCGACGCCATCGAGACGGGGTCACAGTACTACCACTACCACTGGTCGCACGGCGCCGACCTGGTCGACGACGAGGGGATGCCCGTCGTCAACTCCGACGGCGCCGTCGAGGCGCTTTCGTTCTACACCGACCTCCATCTCGAACACGGCGTGACGCAGTCTTCACCGCTTTCGTCGACCCGACAGGACATCCGTCAACTGTTCGAGAACGGCGACCTCGGGATGGTCATCGGGCACGTGTACACGGGGCTCAACATAACCGAGTCACAGGAGAACGGTGAGGTTGACTTCGATTACGGTATCGTCCAGGTCCCGAAGGGTCCTGCGGGCCGGTACAGCCTGTTCACTATCGACACGCTGGGCATCTTCAGCCAGAGCGAACACAAGGACGTCGCGCAAGACCTGATTCGCTTCTACTTCGACGAGGAGCGCCGCTTCCAGTACTCGAAACAGAAGGGCTTCCTCCCGGTCGTCAAGGCGGTCGGCGAACGGGAGTACTTCTCCGAGTCGAAGAACTGGGGGCCGTTCGTCGAGGCGGGACAGTACGCCCGTGCTCGGCCGAAACTCAGCAATTTCAGCCAGTTCAACGACCGGATGGTCCAAGCGATACAGGAAGCGCTCGCTGACCAGAAGAGCCCGCAGAAGGCCTTGAACGACGCCCAGAGTGACCTCGAAGACGCGATGAACTAA
- a CDS encoding creatininase family protein, producing MMYDSIGRREHEWAGMTAAEVREIGAKPGSILVIPVGSIEQHGEHLPVVTDSLLVEAMVDSAVEQTDGLPVVVSPTVWSGFSPHHLTFGGTLSLDFETIRATLEDIANTGLQNDFDAVLFVNGHGGNGPLIGSVVSTVGVETDAEVLGTTYFELATDRIEALRDTETGGMAHGGEFETSLMLAVRPDLVGDSSTRNGEPLSETYRWGGQDLLDGGSVSVYRSFDAYSETGAIGLPEEASAEKGERIRSIIAEELASLLDAVHEQNA from the coding sequence ATGATGTATGACTCAATCGGACGACGCGAGCACGAGTGGGCAGGAATGACCGCGGCAGAGGTCCGAGAGATAGGAGCGAAACCGGGATCGATTCTGGTGATTCCGGTAGGGAGCATCGAACAGCATGGCGAACATTTGCCGGTGGTGACCGACTCTCTCTTGGTCGAGGCGATGGTCGATTCTGCGGTCGAGCAGACCGACGGTCTCCCCGTCGTCGTCTCGCCGACAGTGTGGAGTGGGTTCTCACCACACCATCTCACCTTCGGCGGGACGCTGTCGTTAGATTTCGAAACGATTCGCGCGACGCTCGAGGACATCGCGAACACGGGACTTCAAAACGACTTCGACGCCGTGTTGTTCGTCAACGGCCACGGCGGCAACGGACCCCTCATCGGGTCCGTAGTCAGCACGGTCGGCGTCGAGACCGACGCCGAGGTGCTCGGAACGACCTACTTCGAGCTGGCGACTGACCGAATCGAGGCGCTTCGAGATACCGAGACCGGCGGGATGGCTCACGGGGGCGAGTTCGAAACGTCGCTCATGCTTGCGGTCCGACCCGACCTCGTCGGCGATTCGTCCACCCGGAACGGTGAACCACTAAGTGAGACGTACCGCTGGGGCGGACAGGACCTCCTCGACGGGGGCTCGGTGAGCGTCTACCGGTCGTTCGACGCGTACTCCGAGACGGGCGCCATCGGGCTCCCCGAGGAAGCGAGCGCTGAGAAGGGAGAGCGGATTCGGTCGATTATCGCCGAGGAACTCGCCTCGCTGCTCGATGCGGTTCACGAACAGAACGCGTGA
- a CDS encoding ABC transporter ATP-binding protein translates to MSQVRLSNVSKEYDGDILAVEGLDLTVDDGEFVVVVGPSGCGKSTTLRMVAGLETVTGGEIAIGEHVVNDVRPQDRNIAMVFQSYALYPHMTVRENMSFGLRLAGEDDGEVRDRVEDAAEMLEISELLDDLPKQLSGGQQQRVALGRAIVRDPDVFLMDEPLSNLDAKLRTQMRTEIQRIQEDLGVTTVYVTHDQTEAMTMADRIVILNDGKLQQVDPPERCYDEPNNEFVAGFIGSPSMNFFEVTATDDDGGVRFESPSFEFTLDVDIPSGEYTLGVRPEDLTPDREGGYVETVVDVVEPVGSDNFLYLQTARGSSEVVARVESEFRPTTGDEITLGFDVDDMHLFGSDGARVPVNETQLTDSA, encoded by the coding sequence ATGAGCCAGGTAAGACTATCGAACGTGAGTAAGGAGTACGACGGGGACATCCTCGCCGTCGAGGGGTTGGACCTCACCGTCGACGACGGGGAGTTCGTCGTCGTCGTCGGACCGTCCGGGTGCGGGAAGTCGACGACGCTCAGGATGGTGGCGGGCCTCGAGACCGTCACCGGCGGTGAGATCGCCATCGGCGAGCACGTCGTCAACGACGTGCGGCCGCAGGACCGGAACATCGCGATGGTGTTCCAGTCATACGCGCTGTACCCACACATGACCGTCCGCGAGAACATGTCCTTCGGGCTGCGTCTCGCCGGTGAAGACGACGGCGAGGTCCGGGATCGTGTCGAGGATGCCGCCGAGATGCTGGAGATTTCGGAGCTGTTAGACGACCTTCCGAAACAGCTCTCGGGCGGTCAGCAACAGCGGGTCGCACTCGGGAGAGCCATCGTGCGCGACCCTGACGTGTTCCTGATGGACGAGCCGCTTTCGAACTTGGACGCCAAGCTCCGGACGCAGATGCGGACGGAGATCCAGCGGATTCAGGAGGACCTCGGTGTCACGACAGTGTACGTCACTCACGACCAGACGGAGGCGATGACGATGGCCGACCGTATCGTCATCCTCAACGACGGCAAACTCCAGCAGGTCGACCCCCCGGAGCGGTGCTACGACGAGCCCAACAACGAGTTCGTCGCCGGCTTCATCGGGTCGCCCTCGATGAACTTCTTCGAGGTGACCGCAACGGACGACGACGGCGGCGTTCGCTTCGAATCCCCGAGCTTCGAGTTCACGCTGGATGTCGACATTCCCTCTGGTGAGTACACGCTGGGCGTCCGACCGGAAGACCTCACGCCGGACCGCGAGGGAGGCTACGTCGAAACAGTCGTCGACGTCGTCGAACCGGTCGGTTCGGACAACTTCCTCTACCTGCAGACGGCCCGGGGTTCGTCCGAGGTCGTCGCGCGGGTCGAAAGTGAGTTTCGACCAACCACCGGGGACGAGATAACGCTCGGGTTCGACGTGGACGACATGCACCTCTTTGGTAGCGACGGCGCGCGCGTACCAGTTAACGAGACGCAACTGACGGACTCAGCCTGA
- a CDS encoding IclR family transcriptional regulator: MSDGNVKTIRAVETTFEILDALSGVEPAGLSELASTVDIPASTIYVHLNTLVEQGFVVKDAGEYRRSFRFLEVGGDIRQRVDIARLLRNKVEELSRVTGEIVGAAVEENGKRVILYRSTGEKAAADEIPIGNRTEMHWTSLGKAILAYLPEARRAEIVERHGLPSGTNRTVSSLAELEDSLARVRERGYAIDDEEHLRGIRGIAVPLLDKNGKVKASIGVTGPRDRFTPAYMSELLNVLQYSKNELEVRNQYSEYTTIDG; encoded by the coding sequence ATGTCCGATGGCAACGTCAAAACAATACGCGCGGTCGAAACGACGTTCGAGATTCTCGACGCTCTCAGTGGCGTCGAACCGGCCGGCCTCTCGGAACTCGCGTCGACAGTCGACATTCCGGCAAGCACGATTTACGTCCACCTCAACACGCTCGTCGAACAGGGCTTCGTCGTCAAAGACGCCGGAGAGTACCGTCGCTCATTTCGCTTTCTTGAGGTCGGCGGAGACATCCGGCAGCGAGTCGACATCGCTCGGCTACTCAGGAATAAGGTCGAAGAACTCAGCCGAGTGACGGGCGAGATAGTCGGTGCCGCGGTCGAGGAAAACGGGAAACGAGTCATTCTGTATCGAAGCACCGGGGAGAAGGCCGCGGCGGACGAGATTCCGATCGGGAATCGCACGGAGATGCATTGGACCTCGCTTGGAAAGGCAATCTTAGCGTACCTCCCCGAGGCTCGCCGGGCGGAAATCGTCGAGCGACACGGCCTCCCGTCGGGGACGAACAGGACCGTTAGCTCGCTGGCGGAACTCGAAGACTCGCTCGCGCGGGTCCGTGAACGGGGCTACGCCATCGACGACGAGGAACACCTCCGTGGTATTCGAGGTATCGCCGTTCCGCTTCTCGATAAGAACGGAAAGGTCAAGGCGTCTATCGGCGTGACCGGGCCACGAGACCGGTTCACCCCCGCCTACATGTCGGAGCTGCTGAACGTACTGCAGTACAGCAAAAACGAACTCGAAGTGCGTAACCAGTACTCCGAGTACACGACCATAGACGGGTGA
- a CDS encoding molybdenum cofactor guanylyltransferase, with protein MERQPPVTGVVLAGGRSERFGEECKAAATFDGRPLVERVVRRVRAATRRRPIVAAGARDKRTVVDRVLTDSDPVRYVADADWCNGPVAGLCAALDTVSTDHVFVCGCDMPLLSVAAVSWLIDRHAGSGADATLPVDSAGRRQLLHGVYRTSALAARCDRRLDSNSLRALVSELSVDRVDPSSVPDSLSLEASIANVNTRAELGALRQRFGA; from the coding sequence ATGGAACGACAGCCACCGGTGACCGGCGTCGTGCTCGCCGGAGGCCGGAGCGAGCGGTTCGGCGAGGAGTGCAAGGCGGCGGCCACCTTCGATGGACGTCCGCTCGTCGAACGCGTCGTCCGGCGCGTCCGAGCGGCGACGAGACGCCGACCGATCGTCGCCGCGGGGGCGCGCGACAAACGCACGGTTGTGGACCGCGTACTGACCGACAGCGATCCAGTGCGGTACGTCGCGGACGCGGACTGGTGTAACGGCCCCGTCGCCGGCCTCTGTGCCGCGCTCGACACGGTTTCGACCGACCACGTCTTCGTCTGCGGTTGCGATATGCCGCTGTTGTCGGTCGCGGCCGTGTCGTGGCTCATCGACCGCCACGCCGGTTCAGGTGCTGACGCGACGCTCCCGGTCGATTCGGCGGGTCGTCGACAACTCCTCCACGGAGTCTACCGAACGTCGGCGTTGGCGGCGCGATGCGACCGGCGGCTTGATTCGAACAGCCTCCGAGCCCTCGTCTCCGAACTCTCGGTCGACCGCGTTGACCCGTCGTCGGTACCCGACTCTCTCTCGCTCGAAGCGTCGATAGCGAACGTGAACACGCGAGCGGAACTCGGTGCGCTCCGTCAGCGGTTTGGTGCGTAA
- a CDS encoding P-loop NTPase, giving the protein MSEHEPTNHDPANSEPDTVPELRDRVESALRAVRDPDADLDVFEAGLVESIAVDGDSVTVHAAVTEFDNANATQVMRTMAQAVRDVPAVESAHVEPVSPSSGDDATGVDAFDTVIAVASAKGGVGKSTVSTGLACALAGEHSAGLFDADIHGPNVPSLLNVDGPVHSDDEGHPLPVSVTGPDASLDVMSVGLMESGAPLAWRGAMAHDALTELFADTAWSADDTLVLDLPPGTGDVVLTTLQEISVDGVVVVTTPFESSLEDTARSIELFRDNGVPVLGAVVNMREFACPSCGDTHQLFPGEAASERLDATVLAELPFSPQFQETPAPGDAEPAFETLAESVSEAAATAWDVDAPDDALDIRGDPPERRKERVAERFTELASGETFALVSDRDPTPVRRFLGGLTDRDPAEIDGFCVERRTPNDWLLTATKP; this is encoded by the coding sequence ATGAGCGAACACGAACCGACGAACCACGACCCGGCGAATAGCGAGCCAGACACCGTGCCCGAGCTTCGAGACCGCGTCGAATCGGCGCTCCGAGCCGTCCGAGACCCCGATGCCGACCTCGACGTTTTCGAGGCCGGACTGGTCGAATCGATAGCCGTCGACGGGGACAGCGTGACCGTCCACGCGGCCGTGACGGAGTTCGACAACGCGAACGCGACGCAGGTCATGCGAACGATGGCGCAGGCGGTCCGCGACGTGCCCGCAGTCGAGAGTGCGCACGTCGAACCCGTCTCGCCGTCGTCCGGCGACGATGCGACTGGCGTGGACGCGTTCGACACCGTCATCGCCGTCGCCAGTGCCAAGGGTGGCGTCGGGAAATCGACCGTCTCGACCGGTCTAGCGTGCGCACTCGCCGGCGAGCATTCAGCCGGGCTGTTCGACGCGGACATCCACGGCCCGAACGTTCCGTCGTTGCTCAACGTCGACGGCCCCGTTCACTCGGACGACGAGGGGCATCCGCTCCCCGTTTCGGTGACGGGCCCCGACGCCTCGCTTGACGTGATGAGCGTCGGGTTAATGGAGTCGGGCGCGCCGCTGGCGTGGCGGGGCGCGATGGCGCACGACGCGCTGACCGAACTGTTCGCGGACACCGCCTGGAGCGCCGACGACACCCTCGTGTTGGACCTTCCACCGGGGACTGGCGACGTGGTCCTGACGACGCTACAAGAGATTTCCGTCGATGGCGTCGTCGTTGTGACTACGCCCTTCGAGTCGAGCCTCGAGGACACGGCGCGGAGCATCGAACTCTTCCGCGACAACGGGGTTCCGGTTCTCGGGGCGGTCGTCAATATGCGCGAGTTCGCCTGCCCCTCCTGCGGCGACACCCACCAGCTCTTTCCGGGTGAGGCCGCCAGCGAACGCCTTGACGCGACGGTGCTCGCCGAACTCCCGTTTTCCCCGCAGTTTCAGGAGACGCCCGCGCCCGGCGACGCCGAACCGGCGTTCGAGACACTCGCGGAGTCGGTCTCCGAGGCGGCGGCGACCGCGTGGGACGTCGACGCTCCCGACGACGCACTCGACATCCGTGGAGACCCGCCGGAGCGACGGAAGGAGCGGGTCGCAGAACGGTTCACTGAGCTCGCGAGCGGCGAAACGTTCGCACTCGTCAGCGACCGCGACCCGACGCCCGTCCGACGGTTCCTCGGCGGACTGACCGACCGCGACCCCGCAGAAATCGACGGGTTCTGCGTCGAACGACGAACGCCGAACGACTGGCTGTTGACTGCGACGAAACCGTAA
- a CDS encoding HEAT repeat domain-containing protein, with product MVAPTTPQTDESLDAVIVGAGAAGVGIGVVLEALALDSYAILERDDVGASFRQWPEEMQFITPSFPSNSFGCRDLNAVTTDTSPAFALDRLDRAAHEAVIEAALDDEHHAARRNALVSLFKLRGEGACDALVAAADDPSERVREWAAHLLGGVETDRAAEALSRLADDEQSVVRETAVRAQEVDSGSFRRQFTGVLDETDRTLPGEDDLNRTPNL from the coding sequence ATGGTGGCCCCAACGACCCCCCAAACGGACGAGTCGCTCGACGCCGTTATCGTCGGCGCAGGTGCCGCTGGCGTCGGTATTGGCGTCGTTCTCGAAGCCCTCGCCCTCGACTCTTACGCGATTCTGGAGCGAGACGACGTCGGCGCGTCGTTTCGACAGTGGCCCGAGGAGATGCAGTTCATCACCCCCTCGTTTCCCAGCAACAGCTTCGGCTGTCGAGACCTGAACGCCGTCACGACGGACACGTCGCCCGCGTTCGCGCTCGACCGCCTGGACCGGGCAGCACACGAAGCGGTCATCGAAGCCGCGCTTGACGACGAGCACCACGCCGCCCGGCGAAACGCGCTCGTCTCGCTTTTCAAACTCCGCGGCGAGGGCGCGTGTGACGCGCTCGTTGCCGCCGCCGACGACCCGAGCGAGCGGGTGCGAGAGTGGGCGGCGCACCTGCTCGGCGGGGTCGAAACCGACCGGGCGGCCGAGGCGCTGTCCCGACTCGCCGACGACGAACAGAGCGTCGTGCGAGAAACGGCGGTCCGGGCCCAAGAGGTCGATTCCGGGAGTTTCCGTCGCCAGTTCACGGGCGTCCTCGACGAGACCGACCGCACCCTGCCCGGCGAAGACGACCTCAACCGAACCCCGAACCTCTGA
- a CDS encoding GTP-binding protein: MSRETIPVTVLSGNLGAGKTTVLNNLLNTQTDLDIAVLVNDMGEVNVDAERVAEHSDISEDDEELIELSNGCICCELRGDLLDALAKLAQAREFDYLVIESTGVAEPLPVAQTLTMGFDQSDLDPTEFYEETGIEPMDYYELDTTVTVVDAHQFWTTFGSAESLMDGDTEKDLGSLLVEQIEFCDVLLLNKCDLVDEAALGEIEAVVEVLQPRAEILRTEHGAVDPDTILDTGRFDFEAASQSAGWMQELEEPHASAEEEHGVTSFVFESRRPFHPERFADLLNELPTNVVRSKGHFWLAGREDIALGIDVAGQSIRLTPAGQWLATLPADEQAQYFEAYPELEESWHPEYGDRGSQLVLIGTDIDHDDLRADLEAATLTDEEMDADWSAFEDRFPTFERPEDAEEAAGGDAQSAESAEEVGLAD; the protein is encoded by the coding sequence ATGAGTCGAGAGACGATTCCCGTCACCGTGCTGAGCGGCAACCTCGGCGCGGGGAAAACGACCGTGTTGAACAACCTCCTAAACACGCAAACGGACCTCGATATCGCGGTCCTCGTCAACGACATGGGCGAGGTGAACGTCGACGCCGAGCGCGTCGCCGAACACTCCGACATCTCGGAGGACGACGAGGAGTTAATCGAGTTGTCGAACGGCTGTATCTGTTGTGAGCTTCGGGGCGACCTGCTCGACGCGCTCGCGAAGCTCGCGCAGGCTCGCGAGTTCGATTACCTCGTCATCGAATCGACCGGTGTCGCCGAACCGCTCCCCGTCGCACAGACGCTCACGATGGGATTCGACCAGTCGGACCTCGACCCCACGGAGTTCTACGAGGAGACCGGCATCGAGCCGATGGACTACTACGAACTCGACACGACGGTCACCGTCGTCGACGCCCACCAGTTTTGGACCACGTTCGGCTCGGCGGAGTCGCTCATGGACGGCGACACCGAGAAGGACCTCGGGAGCCTCCTCGTCGAGCAGATCGAATTCTGCGACGTCCTGCTGTTGAACAAATGCGACCTCGTCGACGAAGCGGCGCTCGGCGAGATCGAGGCAGTCGTCGAGGTGCTACAGCCGCGCGCCGAAATCCTCCGAACCGAACACGGTGCGGTCGACCCGGACACAATTCTCGACACGGGTCGGTTCGACTTCGAGGCGGCGAGCCAGTCCGCCGGGTGGATGCAAGAGCTCGAAGAACCCCACGCCTCCGCGGAGGAAGAACACGGAGTCACCTCGTTCGTCTTCGAGTCCCGTCGGCCGTTCCACCCGGAGCGGTTCGCCGACCTGCTGAACGAACTGCCGACGAACGTCGTCCGCTCGAAAGGACACTTCTGGCTGGCGGGTCGCGAGGACATCGCGCTGGGTATCGACGTCGCGGGGCAGTCGATTCGACTCACGCCTGCGGGGCAGTGGCTCGCGACGCTCCCGGCGGACGAGCAGGCGCAGTACTTCGAGGCGTACCCCGAACTGGAGGAAAGCTGGCATCCCGAGTACGGCGACCGGGGCTCGCAACTCGTCCTCATCGGCACCGACATCGACCACGACGACCTCCGCGCGGACCTCGAGGCGGCCACGTTGACCGACGAGGAGATGGACGCCGACTGGAGCGCTTTCGAGGACCGCTTCCCGACGTTCGAACGCCCCGAAGACGCCGAAGAGGCTGCGGGCGGGGACGCACAGTCCGCCGAGAGCGCCGAGGAGGTCGGCCTCGCCGATTGA
- a CDS encoding C2H2-type zinc finger protein encodes MAYTCSSCDAQFQSAAGVTQHVALHHNTCAECDEQFDSTDSLRSHIHESH; translated from the coding sequence ATGGCGTACACCTGCTCCAGTTGCGATGCACAGTTCCAGAGCGCCGCCGGTGTGACCCAGCACGTCGCCCTCCACCACAACACGTGCGCCGAGTGCGACGAGCAGTTCGACAGTACCGATTCGCTCCGCAGCCACATCCACGAGAGTCACTGA